The proteins below are encoded in one region of Saccopteryx leptura isolate mSacLep1 chromosome 1, mSacLep1_pri_phased_curated, whole genome shotgun sequence:
- the SPDEF gene encoding SAM pointed domain-containing Ets transcription factor isoform X2, with the protein MGSASPSSLNSLPPNTVLRTSPEKVTAAVAGPERRDWSPSPPATPEQGLSAFYLSYLDMLYPEDSSWAAKGPGASTRDGPLEPEQCPVIDSQAPGGSLDLAPGGLTLEEHSLEQVQSMVVGEVLKDIETACKLLNITADPVDWSPGNVQKWLLWTEHQYRLPPVGKAFQELGGKELCAMSEDQFRQRSPLGGDVLHAHLDIWKSAAWMKERTSPGAIHFCASTGSEESWADGEVDSSCSGQPIHLWQFLKELLLKPHSYGRFIRWLNKDKGIFKIEDSAQVARLWGIRKNRPAMNYDKLSRSIRQYYKKGIIRKPDISQRLVYQFVHPI; encoded by the exons ATGGGCAGTGCCAGTCCCAGCAGCCTGAACAGCCTGCCCCCCAACACTGTGCTGCGGACAAGCCCAGAGAAGGTGACCGCTGCGGTGGCTGGGCCTGAGAGACgagactggagccccagcccacCCGCCACTCCCGAGCAGGGCCTGTCTGCCTTCTACCTCTCCTACTTGGACATGCTGTACCCCGAGGACAGCAGCTGGGCCGCCAAGGGCCCCGGGGCCAGCACTCGGGACGGGCCGCTCGAGCCCGAGCAGTGCCCGGTCATCGACAGCCAGGCCCCCGGGGGCAGTCTGGACTTGGCGCCGGGCGGGCTGACCCTGGAGGAGCACTCGCTGGAGCAGGTGCAGTCCATGGTGGTGGGCGAGGTGCTCAAGGACATCGAAACGGCCTGCAAGTTGCTGAACATCACGGCAG ACCCCGTGGACTGGAGTCCTGGCAACGTGCAGAAGTGGCTCCTGTGGACGGAGCACCAGTACCGGCTGCCTCCCGTGGGCAAGGCCTTCCAGGAGCTGGGCGGCAAGGAGCTCTGTGCCATGTCGGAGGACCAGTTCCGCCAGCGCTCGCCCCTGGGCGGGGACGTGCTGCACGCCCACCTGGACATCTGGAAATCAG CGGCCTGGATGAAAGAGAGGACTTCCCCGGGGGCCATCCACTTCTGCG CCTCGACCGGCAGCGAGGAGAGCTGGGCCGACGGCGAGGTGGACTCATCCTGCTCGGGACAGCCCATCCACCTGTGGCAGTTCCTCAAGGAGCTGCTGCTCAAGCCGCACAGCTATGGTCGCTTCATCCGGTGGCTCAACAAGGACAAGG gcatctTCAAAATCGAGGACTCCGCCCAGGTGGCCCGGCTCTGGGGTATCCGTAAGAACCGCCCCGCCATGAACTACGACAAGCTGAGCCGCTCCATCCGCCAGTATTACAAGAAGGGCATCATCCGGAAGCCGGACATCTCCCAGCGCCTCGTCTACCAGTTTGTGCACCCCATCTGA
- the SPDEF gene encoding SAM pointed domain-containing Ets transcription factor isoform X1: MGSASPSSLNSLPPNTVLRTSPEKVTAAVAGPERRDWSPSPPATPEQGLSAFYLSYLDMLYPEDSSWAAKGPGASTRDGPLEPEQCPVIDSQAPGGSLDLAPGGLTLEEHSLEQVQSMVVGEVLKDIETACKLLNITADPVDWSPGNVQKWLLWTEHQYRLPPVGKAFQELGGKELCAMSEDQFRQRSPLGGDVLHAHLDIWKSAAWMKERTSPGAIHFCGEQAPRQGGGWARGSAVEGWPQVPLLPAHRPCPRPPSLDRQRGELGRRRGGLILLGTAHPPVAVPQGAAAQAAQLWSLHPVAQQGQGHLQNRGLRPGGPALGYP, from the exons ATGGGCAGTGCCAGTCCCAGCAGCCTGAACAGCCTGCCCCCCAACACTGTGCTGCGGACAAGCCCAGAGAAGGTGACCGCTGCGGTGGCTGGGCCTGAGAGACgagactggagccccagcccacCCGCCACTCCCGAGCAGGGCCTGTCTGCCTTCTACCTCTCCTACTTGGACATGCTGTACCCCGAGGACAGCAGCTGGGCCGCCAAGGGCCCCGGGGCCAGCACTCGGGACGGGCCGCTCGAGCCCGAGCAGTGCCCGGTCATCGACAGCCAGGCCCCCGGGGGCAGTCTGGACTTGGCGCCGGGCGGGCTGACCCTGGAGGAGCACTCGCTGGAGCAGGTGCAGTCCATGGTGGTGGGCGAGGTGCTCAAGGACATCGAAACGGCCTGCAAGTTGCTGAACATCACGGCAG ACCCCGTGGACTGGAGTCCTGGCAACGTGCAGAAGTGGCTCCTGTGGACGGAGCACCAGTACCGGCTGCCTCCCGTGGGCAAGGCCTTCCAGGAGCTGGGCGGCAAGGAGCTCTGTGCCATGTCGGAGGACCAGTTCCGCCAGCGCTCGCCCCTGGGCGGGGACGTGCTGCACGCCCACCTGGACATCTGGAAATCAG CGGCCTGGATGAAAGAGAGGACTTCCCCGGGGGCCATCCACTTCTGCGGTGAGCAGGCCCCCCGGCAGGGAGGGGGATGGGCGCGGGGGTCTGCGGTGGAGGGGTGGCCGCAGGtccccctgctccctgctcacCGCCCCTGTCCCCGGCCGCCCAGCCTCGACCGGCAGCGAGGAGAGCTGGGCCGACGGCGAGGTGGACTCATCCTGCTCGGGACAGCCCATCCACCTGTGGCAGTTCCTCAAGGAGCTGCTGCTCAAGCCGCACAGCTATGGTCGCTTCATCCGGTGGCTCAACAAGGACAAGG gcatctTCAAAATCGAGGACTCCGCCCAGGTGGCCCGGCTCTGGGGTATCCGTAA
- the PACSIN1 gene encoding protein kinase C and casein kinase substrate in neurons protein 1, producing MSGSYDEASLAPEEITDSFWEVGNYKRTVKRIDDGHRLCNDLMNCVQERAKIEKGYAQQLTDWAKRWRQLIEKGPQYGSLERAWGAMMTEADKVSELHQDVKNNLLNEDLEKVKNWQKDAYHKQIMGGFKEAKEAEDGFRKAQKPWAKKMKELEAAKKAYHLACKEEKLAVTREMNSKTEQSVTPEQQKKLQDKVDKCKQDVQKTQEKYEKVLDEVGKTTPQYMEGMEQVFEQCQQFEEKRLVFLKEVLLDIKRHLNLAENSSYVHVYRELEQAIRGADAQEDLRWFRSTSGPGMPMNWPQFEEWNPDLPHTTAKKEKQPKKAEGVALTNAAGVAESTSQAGDRGSVSSYDRGQPYATEWSDDESGNPFGGNEANGGANPFEDDAKGVRVRALYDYDGQEQDELSFKAGDELTKLGEEDEQGWCRGRLDSGQFGLYPANYVEAI from the exons ATGTCCGGCTCCTACGACGAGGCCTCGCTAGCTCCGGAGGAGATCACTGACAGCTTCTGGGAG GTGGGGAACTACAAGCGGACAGTGAAGCGCATCGATGATGGTCACCGCCTCTGCAACGACCTGATGAACTGCGTGCAGGAGCGCGCCAAGATCGAGAAGGGCTACGCGCAGCAGCTCACCGACTGGGCCAAGCGCTGGCGCCAGCTCATCGAGAAAG GCCCACAGTATGGCAGCCTGGAGCGGGCCTGGGGCGCCATGATGACGGAGGCGGACAAGGTGAGCGAACTGCACCAGGATGTGAAGAACAACCTGCTGAACGAGGACCTGGAGAAAGTCAAGAACTGGCAGAAGGACGCCTACCACAAGCAGATCATGGGCGGCTTCAAGGAGGCCAAGGAGGCTGAAGACGGCTTCCGGAAGGCCCAGAAGCCCTGGGCCAAGAAGATGAAGGAG ctaGAGGCAGCCAAGAAGGCCTACCACCTGGCCTGCAAAGAGGAGAAGTTGGCTGTCACACGGGAGATGAACAGCAAGACGGAGCAGTCTGTGACCCCCGAGCAGCAGAAGAAACTGCAGGACAAAGTGGACAAGTGCAAGCAGGACGTGCAGAAG ACGCAGGAGAAATATGAGAAGGTGCTGGATGAAGTGGGCAAGACCACGCCCCAGTACATGGAGGGCATGGAGCAAGTGTTTGAACAGTGCCAGCAATTTGAAGAGAAGCGGCTGGTCTTCCTCAAGGAGGTACTGCTGGACATCAAACGTCACCTCAACCTGGCTGAGAATAGCAG CTATGTCCACGTGTACCGGGAGTTGGAGCAGGCTATCCGGGGGGCCGACGCCCAGGAAGACCTCAGATGGTTCCGCAGCACCAGCGGCCCTGGGATGCCCATGAATTGGCCCCAATTTGAG GAGTGGAACCCAGACCTCCCTCACACCACCGCCAAGAAGGAGAAACAACCCAAGAAGGCAGAGGGTGTAGCACTGACCAATGCCGCTGGGGTGGCGGAGTCCACATCCCAGGCTGGGGACCGTGGCAG cgTTAGCAGCTATGACAGGGGCCAGCCTTATGCCACTGAGTGGTCAGACGACGAAAGCGGGAACCCATTTGGGGGCAATGAAGCCAACGGGGGCGCCAACCCCTTCGAGGACGACGCCAAGGGAGTGCGTGTGCGGGCACTCTATGACTACGACGGCCAGGAGCAAGACGAGCTCAGCTTCAAGGCTG GAGACGAGCTCACCAAGCTGGGCGAGGAGGACGAGCAGGGTTGGTGCCGCGGGCGGCTGGACAGCGGGCAGTTTGGCCTCTATCCCGCCAACTACGTGGAGGCCATCTAG